In one Salipiger abyssi genomic region, the following are encoded:
- the uvrA gene encoding excinuclease ABC subunit UvrA: MAELKQIEVRGAREHNLKSIDVDIPRDELVVITGLSGSGKSSLAFDTIYAEGQRRYVESLSAYARQFLDMMEKPDVDHIAGLSPAISIEQKTTSKNPRSTVGTVTEIYDYLRLLFARVGTPYSPATGQPIEAQQVQDMVDRVMSMEEGTRGYLLAPIIRDRKGEYRKEFLELRKQGFQRVKVDGEFYELDTPPTLDKKFRHDIDVVVDRIVVREGLETRLADSFRTALDLADGIAILETAPKEGDPERITFSENFACPVSGFTIPEIEPRLFSFNAPFGACPECDGLGVELFFDERLVVPDATLKISDGAIAPWRKGKSPYFLQTIESIAKHYEFNKNERWKDLPAHVQQVFLYGSGKEEIPFRYDEGGRVYQVERVFEGVIPNMERRYRETDSNWIREEFERYQNNRPCGSCGGYRLREEALAVKIGKPGNLLHIGQVVQMSIKEAYAWIGTVPDALTGQKNEIARAILKEIRERLGFLNNVGLEYLTMSRAAGTLSGGESQRIRLASQIGSGLTGVLYVLDEPSIGLHQRDNDRLIGTLKSLRDQGNTVIVVEHDEDMIRQADYVFDIGPGAGVHGGQVVSHGTPDAIAADPASLTGQYLCGTREIAVPAERRKGNKKKLTVVKATGNNLKKVTADFPLGKFVCVTGVSGGGKSTLTIETLYKNAAMKLNGARETPAPCETIKGFEHLDKVIDIDQRPIGRTPRSNPATYTGAFTPIRDWFAGLPEAKARGYKPGRFSFNVKGGRCEACQGDGVIKIEMHFLPDVYVECETCKGARYNRETLEIKFKGKSIADVLDMTVEEAQGFFQAVPSIREKMDALMRVGLGYIKVGQQATTLSGGEAQRVKLSKELAKRSTGRTLYILDEPTTGLHFEDVRKLLEVLHELVEQGNTVVVIEHNLDVIKTADHLIDIGPEGGDGGGEIVATGTPEEVAAVERSHTGHYLKPMLAAGRVAAE; the protein is encoded by the coding sequence ATGGCTGAGCTGAAGCAGATCGAAGTGCGCGGCGCGCGCGAGCACAATCTGAAATCGATCGATGTCGACATTCCCCGCGACGAGCTGGTGGTGATCACCGGCCTGTCGGGCTCGGGCAAGTCGTCGCTGGCATTCGATACCATCTATGCGGAGGGGCAGCGCCGCTATGTCGAGAGTCTCTCGGCCTATGCGCGGCAGTTCCTCGACATGATGGAAAAGCCCGATGTCGATCACATCGCGGGCCTGTCGCCGGCGATTTCCATCGAGCAGAAGACCACGTCGAAGAACCCGCGCTCCACCGTCGGCACGGTGACCGAGATCTACGATTACCTGCGGCTGCTCTTTGCCCGCGTCGGCACGCCTTATTCGCCCGCCACCGGCCAGCCCATCGAGGCGCAGCAGGTGCAGGACATGGTCGACCGGGTCATGAGCATGGAGGAGGGCACGCGCGGCTATCTGCTGGCGCCGATCATCCGCGACCGCAAGGGTGAGTACAGGAAAGAGTTCCTGGAGCTGCGCAAGCAGGGCTTCCAGCGGGTCAAGGTGGATGGCGAGTTCTACGAGCTCGACACGCCGCCCACGCTCGACAAGAAATTCCGCCACGATATCGACGTGGTGGTTGACCGCATCGTCGTGCGCGAGGGGCTGGAGACGCGGCTCGCCGACAGTTTCCGCACCGCGCTCGACCTCGCTGACGGCATCGCGATTCTGGAAACGGCGCCGAAGGAAGGTGACCCTGAACGGATCACCTTCTCGGAGAATTTCGCCTGTCCCGTCAGCGGCTTCACCATCCCCGAGATCGAGCCGCGGCTGTTCTCCTTCAACGCGCCCTTCGGCGCCTGCCCGGAATGCGACGGGCTGGGCGTCGAGCTGTTCTTTGACGAACGGCTGGTGGTGCCCGACGCCACGCTGAAGATCTCCGATGGCGCCATCGCGCCCTGGCGCAAGGGCAAATCGCCCTATTTCCTGCAAACCATCGAGAGCATCGCCAAGCATTACGAGTTCAACAAGAACGAGCGCTGGAAGGATCTGCCCGCGCATGTGCAGCAGGTCTTTCTCTACGGGTCCGGCAAGGAAGAGATTCCCTTCCGCTACGACGAGGGCGGGCGGGTCTATCAGGTCGAGCGGGTGTTCGAGGGGGTGATCCCCAATATGGAACGCCGCTATCGCGAGACCGACAGCAACTGGATCCGCGAGGAATTCGAGCGTTACCAGAACAACCGCCCCTGCGGCAGCTGCGGCGGCTACCGGCTGCGCGAGGAGGCGCTGGCGGTGAAGATCGGCAAGCCCGGCAACCTGCTGCATATCGGTCAGGTCGTCCAGATGTCGATCAAGGAGGCCTATGCCTGGATCGGCACCGTGCCCGACGCGCTGACCGGCCAGAAGAACGAGATCGCCCGCGCCATTCTCAAGGAGATCCGCGAGCGGCTGGGCTTCCTCAACAATGTCGGCCTCGAATATCTCACCATGAGCCGCGCGGCGGGCACGCTTTCGGGTGGTGAGAGCCAGCGCATCCGGCTGGCCTCGCAGATCGGCTCCGGCCTCACCGGCGTGCTCTATGTGCTCGACGAGCCCTCCATCGGCCTGCATCAGCGCGACAATGACCGCCTTATCGGTACGCTGAAATCCCTGCGCGATCAGGGCAATACGGTGATCGTGGTCGAGCATGACGAGGACATGATCCGCCAGGCGGATTACGTCTTCGACATCGGTCCCGGCGCCGGGGTGCATGGCGGGCAGGTGGTCAGCCACGGCACGCCGGACGCCATCGCCGCCGATCCCGCCAGCCTCACCGGCCAGTATCTCTGCGGCACGCGCGAGATCGCCGTGCCGGCGGAGCGGCGCAAGGGCAACAAGAAGAAACTCACCGTGGTCAAGGCGACCGGCAACAACCTCAAGAAGGTCACGGCCGATTTCCCTCTGGGCAAGTTCGTCTGCGTCACCGGTGTGTCGGGTGGCGGCAAATCGACGCTGACCATCGAAACGCTCTACAAGAACGCCGCGATGAAGCTGAATGGCGCGCGCGAGACACCGGCGCCCTGCGAGACGATCAAGGGGTTCGAGCATCTCGACAAGGTCATCGACATTGACCAGCGGCCCATCGGGCGCACCCCGCGCTCCAACCCCGCCACCTATACCGGCGCCTTCACGCCCATCCGCGACTGGTTTGCCGGGCTGCCCGAGGCCAAGGCGCGCGGCTACAAGCCGGGGCGGTTTTCGTTCAACGTCAAGGGCGGGCGCTGCGAGGCCTGCCAGGGCGATGGCGTCATCAAGATCGAGATGCATTTCCTGCCCGACGTCTATGTCGAATGCGAGACCTGCAAGGGCGCGCGCTACAATCGCGAGACTCTGGAAATCAAGTTCAAAGGCAAGAGTATCGCCGACGTTCTTGATATGACGGTTGAAGAGGCGCAGGGCTTTTTCCAGGCGGTGCCCAGCATCCGCGAAAAGATGGATGCGCTGATGCGCGTCGGGCTCGGCTATATCAAGGTGGGCCAGCAGGCGACGACGCTTTCGGGCGGCGAGGCGCAGCGGGTGAAGCTGTCGAAGGAGCTGGCGAAACGCTCGACGGGCCGCACCCTCTATATTCTCGACGAGCCCACCACGGGGCTGCATTTCGAGGATGTGCGCAAGCTGCTCGAAGTGCTGCACGAGCTGGTGGAGCAGGGCAATACCGTGGTGGTGATCGAGCACAATCTCGACGTGATCAAGACCGCCGACCACCTCATCGACATCGGCCCCGAGGGCGGCGATGGCGGCGGCGAGATCGTCGCGACCGGCACCCCCGAAGAGGTGGCGGCGGTCGAGCGCTCGCATACCGGCCACTATCTCAAGCCGATGCTCGCGGCGGGCCGGGTGGCCGCCGAATAG
- a CDS encoding rhodanese-like domain-containing protein yields MFAFLTGNRAARMSAEEAVQKSRRGDVVVIDIRDGSELAATGKAKGALHVPMAALAMRCDPQSPDCLPELRSGKPIAVYCASGARSGMACGTLRRMGHAAVHNIGGLAKWQRAGGEITR; encoded by the coding sequence ATGTTCGCCTTTCTGACCGGAAACCGTGCCGCGCGGATGAGCGCCGAGGAGGCGGTGCAGAAATCGCGCAGAGGCGATGTAGTGGTGATCGACATCCGCGACGGATCGGAGCTGGCGGCCACCGGCAAGGCGAAAGGCGCGCTGCATGTGCCGATGGCGGCGCTGGCGATGCGCTGCGATCCGCAGAGCCCGGACTGCCTGCCCGAGCTCAGGTCCGGCAAGCCCATCGCGGTCTATTGCGCCAGCGGCGCGCGCTCGGGCATGGCCTGCGGGACGCTGCGGCGCATGGGCCATGCGGCGGTGCACAATATCGGCGGTCTGGCGAAGTGGCAGCGCGCCGGGGGCGAGATCACCCGCTGA
- a CDS encoding ABC transporter ATP-binding protein, translating to MADLKLSDVGKTYGGTVEVLKHIDLDIEAGELIVFVGPSGCGKSTLLRMIAGLEKITAGTLEIDGQKVNDVPPAQRGIAMVFQSYALYPHMTVRDNMAFALQIAKKSKEEITASVERAAKMLQLEPYLYRLPKALSGGQRQRVAIGRAIVRDPKVYLFDEPLSNLDAALRVATRIEIAQLKEAMPDRTMIYVTHDQVEAMTLADRIVVLANKGIAQVGAPLELYETPKSEFVAQFIGSPAMNLLPGEITGTGTRTKVKLAGGGTAASDVPSTEADLGLKVNVGIRPEDFTIAKQAALYRGKVEMTEALGEVTLLHFAADEGAKEPVIAKLPGIHKGLRGDEVGLAADPSKVHLFAEGTSLLYR from the coding sequence ATGGCCGATCTGAAACTGAGCGATGTGGGCAAGACCTATGGCGGCACGGTCGAGGTGCTAAAGCATATCGACCTCGATATCGAGGCGGGCGAGCTGATCGTCTTTGTCGGGCCGTCGGGCTGCGGCAAGTCCACCCTGCTGCGGATGATCGCGGGGCTGGAGAAGATCACCGCCGGCACGCTGGAGATCGACGGGCAGAAGGTCAACGACGTGCCGCCGGCGCAGCGCGGCATCGCCATGGTGTTCCAGAGCTACGCGCTCTACCCGCATATGACCGTGCGCGACAATATGGCCTTTGCGCTCCAGATCGCCAAGAAGTCGAAGGAGGAGATCACGGCCTCGGTGGAGCGCGCGGCGAAGATGCTGCAACTGGAGCCCTATCTCTACCGGCTGCCCAAGGCGCTTTCGGGCGGGCAGCGCCAGCGCGTGGCCATCGGGCGGGCCATCGTGCGCGATCCCAAGGTCTATCTCTTCGACGAGCCGCTCTCCAATCTCGACGCGGCGCTGCGGGTGGCGACGCGGATCGAGATCGCCCAGCTCAAGGAGGCGATGCCGGACCGCACGATGATCTACGTGACCCACGATCAGGTCGAGGCGATGACGCTGGCCGACCGCATCGTGGTGCTGGCCAACAAGGGCATCGCGCAGGTCGGCGCGCCGCTGGAGCTTTACGAGACGCCGAAGTCCGAATTCGTGGCGCAGTTCATCGGCTCCCCGGCGATGAACCTGCTGCCCGGCGAGATCACCGGCACCGGCACGCGCACCAAGGTAAAGCTCGCCGGCGGCGGCACGGCGGCCTCGGATGTGCCGAGCACCGAGGCGGATCTGGGGCTGAAGGTGAATGTCGGCATCCGGCCGGAGGATTTCACCATCGCCAAGCAGGCGGCGCTCTATCGCGGCAAGGTTGAGATGACCGAGGCGCTCGGCGAGGTGACGCTGCTGCATTTCGCGGCAGACGAGGGCGCGAAGGAGCCGGTCATCGCCAAGCTGCCCGGCATTCACAAGGGGCTGCGCGGCGATGAGGTCGGGCTGGCCGCCGACCCCTCCAAGGTGCATCTCTTCGCCGAGGGGACATCGCTGCTCTACCGGTGA
- a CDS encoding alpha-amylase family glycosyl hydrolase, which yields MTEMPDMSAANRYLKKDPDWWRGAVIYQIYPRSFQDSNGDGVGDLLGIAQRLPYVASLGVDAVWISPFFRSPMHDFGYDVSDYCDVDPMFGTLSDFDEVIHSAHMLGLKVLMDLVMSHSSIEHPWFRESRSSRDNPRANWYVWADAKPDGTPPNNWLSIFGGSSWQWDPTRCQYYLHNFLTEQPDMNFHEPALQDALLDVAKFWLDRGVDGFRLDTVNFYTHDKQLRDNPPLAPEERNPITAPAVNPYTWQNHLYDKTQPENLDFLARLRALMNGYDAAAVGEIGEDQRGLEVLGDYTRGDKHLHMSYAFELLSDHAPTAAYIKQVMDDVEEKAPGGWACWAFSNHDVVRHITRWNIPEEAARLYMTLMMCLRGSACLYQGEELGLPEAVLSFEDIQDPYGKRFWPAFKGRDGSRTPMVWDGNALNGGFSSNMKPWLPVSHDHLSRTVADQEKDPLAMLHHYRRAIAFRHSHAALKTGAISEVCCEGTVLTFRRCLDREELFCAFNIGDAPVTIEAPAGRWHQVGGELGSAGPAPDGKLHFGRWQPVLALKQ from the coding sequence ATGACCGAAATGCCGGACATGAGCGCGGCCAACCGCTACCTCAAGAAAGACCCCGACTGGTGGCGCGGCGCGGTGATCTACCAGATCTACCCGCGCAGCTTTCAGGACAGCAATGGCGACGGGGTGGGCGATCTGCTCGGCATCGCGCAGCGGCTGCCCTATGTGGCCTCGCTTGGGGTCGATGCGGTGTGGATCTCACCCTTTTTCCGCTCGCCGATGCATGATTTCGGCTATGACGTCAGCGATTACTGCGATGTCGATCCGATGTTCGGCACGCTGTCGGATTTCGACGAGGTGATCCATTCCGCCCATATGCTGGGGCTCAAGGTGCTGATGGATCTGGTGATGTCGCACAGCTCCATCGAACACCCGTGGTTCAGGGAGAGCCGCTCCTCCAGGGACAATCCGCGCGCCAACTGGTATGTCTGGGCCGATGCCAAGCCCGACGGCACGCCGCCCAACAACTGGCTGTCGATCTTCGGCGGCTCGTCCTGGCAATGGGATCCGACGCGCTGCCAGTATTACCTGCACAATTTCCTCACCGAGCAGCCGGACATGAATTTCCACGAGCCGGCCCTGCAGGACGCGCTGCTCGACGTGGCGAAGTTCTGGCTCGACCGGGGGGTCGACGGGTTCCGTCTGGATACGGTGAATTTCTACACCCATGACAAGCAGTTGCGCGACAATCCTCCGCTCGCGCCCGAAGAGCGCAACCCGATCACCGCGCCGGCGGTGAACCCCTATACCTGGCAGAACCATCTCTACGACAAGACCCAGCCGGAGAATCTCGATTTCCTCGCGCGGCTGCGCGCGCTGATGAACGGCTACGACGCCGCAGCGGTGGGCGAGATCGGCGAGGATCAGCGCGGGCTCGAGGTGCTGGGCGATTACACCCGCGGCGACAAGCACCTGCACATGTCCTATGCTTTCGAGCTCTTGTCGGATCACGCGCCGACGGCGGCCTATATCAAGCAGGTCATGGACGATGTGGAGGAGAAGGCGCCGGGCGGCTGGGCCTGCTGGGCGTTCTCCAACCACGATGTGGTGCGCCACATCACCCGCTGGAACATTCCGGAGGAGGCGGCGCGGCTCTACATGACGCTGATGATGTGCCTGCGCGGCTCGGCCTGTCTCTACCAGGGCGAGGAGCTGGGGCTGCCCGAGGCGGTGCTGAGCTTCGAGGATATCCAGGATCCGTATGGCAAGCGCTTCTGGCCGGCCTTCAAGGGGCGCGACGGCAGCCGCACGCCGATGGTCTGGGACGGGAATGCGCTGAACGGCGGGTTCAGCAGCAATATGAAACCCTGGCTGCCGGTGAGCCACGATCATCTCAGCCGCACCGTGGCGGATCAGGAAAAGGATCCGCTGGCGATGCTGCACCACTACCGCCGTGCCATCGCCTTCCGCCACAGCCACGCCGCGCTGAAGACCGGCGCGATTTCCGAGGTCTGCTGCGAGGGCACGGTGCTGACCTTCCGCCGCTGTCTCGACCGCGAAGAGCTGTTCTGCGCCTTCAATATCGGCGACGCGCCGGTGACCATCGAGGCGCCGGCGGGCCGCTGGCATCAGGTCGGCGGCGAGCTGGGCTCGGCGGGGCCGGCACCGGATGGCAAGCTGCATTTCGGGCGCTGGCAGCCCGTGCTGGCACTGAAGCAATAA
- a CDS encoding carbohydrate ABC transporter permease, with product MDNIAGKKSGLSIVTNLSVLALVVLWLIPTIGLLVSSFRDREQISETGWWLALFPVEQAVRITPEMGDVTQEGDLYVVSGNVFGADGSGSVAAFGITSRAPGAAEAGQTYGRLKLEVLDEDGEPDTENYETAWPVDGTPEIPETDEDGRAVQGYTIDRALTMQPNGDYVWRQASEPRRAPALYVVSTQPPDFGLQNYETILTSNNMDQAFINTLTVTIPATVIPILIAAFAAYALAWMEFPGRGWLVAIVVGLLVVPLQLALVPMLTLHNKIGIGQSFVGIWLAHTGFGLPLAVYILRNYMVGLPRDIIESAKVDGATDFQVFTRIVLPLSFPALASFAIFQFLWTWNDLLVAKVFLPSNSESWVMTVKIADDLLGSRGGDWGILAAAAFVSIAVPLLVFFAMQKYLVRGLLAGSVK from the coding sequence ATGGACAATATCGCGGGCAAGAAAAGCGGGCTCTCCATCGTCACCAATCTCAGCGTGCTGGCGCTGGTGGTGCTCTGGCTGATCCCGACCATCGGGCTGCTGGTGTCGTCCTTCCGCGACCGCGAGCAGATCTCGGAAACCGGCTGGTGGCTGGCGCTGTTCCCCGTCGAGCAGGCGGTGCGGATCACGCCCGAGATGGGCGACGTGACGCAGGAGGGTGATCTCTATGTGGTCTCGGGCAATGTCTTTGGTGCGGATGGCAGCGGGTCTGTCGCCGCCTTCGGCATCACCTCGCGCGCCCCGGGCGCGGCGGAGGCGGGCCAGACCTATGGTCGGCTGAAGCTCGAGGTTCTGGACGAGGATGGCGAGCCGGATACCGAGAATTATGAGACCGCCTGGCCGGTGGACGGCACGCCCGAGATTCCCGAGACCGACGAGGACGGGCGCGCGGTGCAGGGCTATACGATCGACCGGGCGCTGACCATGCAGCCCAATGGCGATTACGTCTGGCGGCAGGCGAGCGAGCCGAGGCGGGCGCCGGCGCTTTATGTCGTTTCGACACAGCCGCCCGATTTCGGCTTGCAGAATTACGAGACGATCCTGACCTCGAACAATATGGATCAGGCCTTTATCAACACGCTGACGGTGACGATCCCGGCGACGGTGATCCCGATCCTGATTGCCGCCTTCGCCGCCTATGCGCTGGCCTGGATGGAGTTTCCCGGGCGCGGCTGGCTGGTGGCCATCGTCGTCGGGTTGCTGGTGGTGCCGTTGCAACTGGCGCTGGTGCCGATGCTGACGCTGCACAACAAGATCGGCATCGGGCAGAGCTTTGTCGGGATCTGGCTGGCCCATACCGGGTTCGGCCTGCCGCTCGCGGTCTATATCCTGCGCAATTACATGGTGGGGCTGCCGCGCGACATCATCGAGAGCGCCAAGGTCGACGGCGCCACCGATTTCCAGGTCTTCACCCGGATCGTGCTGCCGCTGTCATTCCCGGCGCTGGCGAGCTTTGCCATCTTCCAGTTCCTCTGGACCTGGAACGACCTGCTGGTCGCCAAGGTGTTCCTGCCGTCCAACAGCGAAAGCTGGGTGATGACGGTCAAGATCGCCGACGATCTTCTGGGCTCGCGCGGGGGCGACTGGGGCATTCTGGCGGCCGCCGCCTTTGTCTCCATCGCGGTGCCGCTGCTGGTCTTCTTCGCAATGCAGAAATACCTCGTGCGCGGCCTGCTGGCCGGCTCGGTGAAATAA
- a CDS encoding carbohydrate ABC transporter permease: MSPIVQGILTIIIGVGGCIGYFYASNILLDRVIFPPKTDDQGRNIRRATMVRPWLFLLPAILALGLYLVYPVVGSFLRSLYNRSGEEFVGLGNYVQMFSEHGFRVALFNNFLWVVFVPAGATFFGLLVAQLTDRLKWGNIAKSLIFMPMAISFVGASLIWKFVYAADPDIGIINAIRDYFGAAPVDPMQIPFWNNFFIMFIMVWMQTGFAMVILSAALRGIPEETIEAAIIDGANPFQIFFRIKVPQIAGTIVVVWTTITFLTLKVFDIVYTMTGGNFDTEILPSYMMDYMFRDDGRATAVAFVIMVIVTPVMIWNIRQARREL; the protein is encoded by the coding sequence ATGTCGCCAATCGTTCAGGGCATTCTCACCATCATCATCGGGGTGGGCGGCTGTATCGGCTATTTCTACGCCTCGAACATCCTGCTCGACCGTGTGATCTTTCCCCCGAAAACCGACGATCAGGGCCGCAATATTCGTCGCGCCACCATGGTGCGCCCGTGGCTTTTTCTGCTGCCGGCGATCCTCGCGCTGGGGCTCTACCTCGTCTATCCGGTGGTGGGCAGCTTTCTGCGCTCGCTCTACAACCGTTCGGGCGAGGAATTCGTGGGCCTCGGCAATTATGTTCAGATGTTTTCCGAGCACGGGTTCCGCGTGGCGCTTTTCAACAATTTCCTCTGGGTGGTGTTCGTGCCCGCCGGTGCGACGTTTTTCGGGCTGCTGGTGGCGCAGCTCACCGACCGGCTGAAATGGGGCAATATCGCGAAATCGCTGATCTTCATGCCCATGGCCATCAGCTTTGTCGGCGCCTCGCTGATCTGGAAATTCGTCTATGCCGCCGATCCCGATATCGGCATCATCAATGCCATCCGCGACTATTTCGGCGCCGCCCCGGTGGATCCGATGCAGATCCCGTTCTGGAACAACTTCTTCATCATGTTCATCATGGTCTGGATGCAGACCGGTTTTGCCATGGTGATCCTCTCGGCGGCGCTGCGCGGCATTCCCGAGGAAACCATCGAGGCGGCGATCATCGACGGCGCCAACCCGTTCCAGATCTTCTTTCGCATCAAGGTGCCGCAGATCGCCGGCACCATCGTGGTGGTCTGGACCACCATCACCTTCCTGACGCTCAAGGTATTCGACATCGTCTACACGATGACGGGGGGCAATTTCGATACCGAGATCCTGCCCAGCTACATGATGGATTACATGTTCCGTGATGACGGGCGCGCCACGGCGGTGGCCTTTGTGATCATGGTGATCGTCACGCCGGTGATGATCTGGAACATCCGCCAGGCACGCAGGGAGCTGTAA
- a CDS encoding ABC transporter substrate-binding protein, whose protein sequence is MKRTFLNGVAVMALTAGTAQAQMMFTPGEGGFHWDGYEAFAENYDLSGETVEITGPWTGFEKEKVDVVFSYFEEATGATVNYSGSDSFEQDIVISARAGTAPNLAVFPQPGLAADMASQGFLTPMPEGMGDWVAENFAAGDSWVDLATYEGPDGEEDLYGMFFRVDLKSLVWYSPIAFDEMGYEIPETMEELKELTQQIVDDGGTPWCIGLGSGAATGWPATDWVEEMMLRTQEPSVYDQWVDNEIPFDDPAVVGAIEEFGWFALNDDFVQGGTQAVATTDFRDSPNGLFAVPPECYMHRQASFIPAFFPDEVELGADADFFYFPAIEENDLGSPVLGAGTLFSITNPSEATSAMLEFLKLPIAHELWMAQDGFLTAHAGVNLDVYATDAQRAMGEIIANATTFRYDASDLMPAEIGAGAFWSGMVDYVTGESAEDVAAGIQARWDSIK, encoded by the coding sequence ATGAAGCGGACTTTTCTCAACGGTGTCGCGGTGATGGCCCTGACGGCTGGCACGGCGCAGGCACAGATGATGTTCACGCCCGGCGAGGGCGGCTTTCACTGGGACGGCTACGAGGCCTTTGCCGAGAATTACGATCTGAGCGGCGAGACGGTCGAGATCACCGGCCCCTGGACCGGCTTTGAAAAGGAAAAGGTCGATGTGGTCTTTTCCTATTTCGAGGAGGCCACCGGCGCGACGGTGAACTATTCCGGCTCCGACAGTTTCGAGCAGGATATCGTGATCTCGGCCCGCGCCGGCACCGCGCCCAATCTCGCGGTCTTCCCGCAGCCGGGGCTCGCCGCCGACATGGCCAGCCAGGGCTTCCTGACGCCGATGCCCGAAGGGATGGGCGACTGGGTGGCGGAGAATTTCGCCGCCGGCGACAGCTGGGTCGATCTGGCCACCTATGAGGGCCCGGACGGGGAGGAAGACCTTTACGGTATGTTCTTCCGCGTCGATCTGAAAAGCCTCGTCTGGTACTCGCCCATCGCCTTCGACGAGATGGGCTACGAGATCCCCGAGACCATGGAAGAGCTCAAGGAGCTGACCCAGCAGATCGTCGATGACGGTGGTACGCCCTGGTGCATCGGCCTGGGCTCTGGCGCGGCCACCGGCTGGCCCGCCACCGACTGGGTCGAGGAGATGATGCTGCGCACGCAGGAGCCCTCGGTCTACGACCAGTGGGTCGATAACGAGATCCCGTTCGACGATCCGGCGGTGGTTGGCGCCATCGAGGAATTCGGCTGGTTCGCGCTCAACGACGATTTCGTGCAGGGCGGCACGCAGGCAGTGGCCACCACCGATTTCCGCGACAGCCCCAACGGGCTCTTCGCGGTGCCGCCGGAATGCTACATGCACCGCCAGGCGAGCTTTATCCCGGCTTTCTTCCCCGACGAGGTGGAGCTGGGCGCAGATGCGGATTTCTTCTACTTCCCGGCGATCGAGGAAAACGATCTCGGCAGCCCGGTGCTGGGGGCAGGGACGCTGTTCTCGATCACCAACCCCTCTGAGGCGACGAGCGCGATGCTCGAATTCCTCAAGCTGCCCATCGCGCATGAGCTGTGGATGGCGCAGGACGGCTTCCTGACCGCGCATGCGGGGGTCAATCTCGATGTCTATGCCACCGACGCGCAGCGCGCCATGGGCGAGATCATCGCCAATGCCACGACCTTCCGCTACGACGCCTCCGACCTGATGCCCGCCGAGATCGGCGCCGGCGCCTTCTGGAGCGGCATGGTGGATTACGTCACCGGCGAGTCCGCCGAGGACGTCGCCGCGGGCATTCAGGCGCGCTGGGACTCGATCAAGTAA
- a CDS encoding LacI family DNA-binding transcriptional regulator, with the protein MNLKMLAAHLGLSQTTVSRALNGYPEVSEETRKRVTEAARELNYSPNARAKGLATGRAMAIGHVIPISTQHEIVNPVFGDFVAGASEAYLKAGYDMTLSLTGDEDEAQNYRRLKAKGNVDGIILHGPKMKDGRIPFLTGLKMPFVVHGRASELDQPYCWVDVDNAGAFRRATNFLLDLGHRRIGLINGLEFMDFAHRRREGHEEALAARGLSPDPALRRSGEMTEPYGYLAAHEMLARADPPTAFLTSSLITAIGVRRAIHETGHEMGRDVSVVTYDDDLSYLSNGRDVPIFTAIRSSVRDAGRIAAEMLLRHVATPALPPETALLEAQLIIGGSTGPAPAKH; encoded by the coding sequence ATGAATCTCAAGATGCTCGCCGCCCATCTCGGCCTGTCGCAGACCACGGTCAGCCGTGCCCTGAACGGCTATCCGGAGGTCAGCGAAGAGACACGCAAGCGCGTGACCGAGGCCGCGCGTGAGCTGAACTATTCGCCCAATGCCCGCGCCAAGGGGCTGGCCACCGGACGGGCGATGGCGATCGGGCATGTGATTCCGATCTCCACCCAGCACGAGATCGTCAATCCGGTCTTCGGGGATTTCGTCGCCGGCGCCTCGGAGGCCTATCTCAAGGCCGGCTACGACATGACCCTGTCGCTCACCGGCGACGAGGACGAGGCGCAGAACTATCGCCGCCTCAAGGCCAAGGGCAATGTCGACGGCATCATCCTGCACGGCCCCAAGATGAAGGACGGGCGCATCCCCTTTCTGACCGGGCTCAAGATGCCCTTTGTGGTGCATGGCCGCGCCTCCGAACTCGACCAGCCCTATTGCTGGGTGGATGTGGACAATGCCGGGGCGTTCCGGCGGGCGACGAATTTCCTGCTCGATCTCGGCCACCGCCGCATCGGGCTGATCAACGGGCTGGAATTCATGGATTTCGCCCATCGCCGGCGCGAGGGCCACGAGGAGGCGCTGGCGGCGCGCGGCCTCTCGCCCGACCCGGCGCTGCGGCGCAGCGGCGAGATGACCGAACCCTATGGCTATCTCGCCGCGCATGAGATGCTGGCGCGGGCCGACCCGCCCACCGCCTTTCTGACCTCCTCGCTGATCACCGCCATCGGGGTGCGCCGCGCCATTCACGAAACCGGACACGAGATGGGCCGAGACGTCTCGGTCGTCACCTATGACGACGATCTCAGCTATCTCTCGAACGGGCGCGACGTGCCGATCTTTACCGCCATCCGCTCTTCGGTGCGCGATGCCGGGCGCATCGCCGCAGAGATGCTGCTGCGCCATGTGGCCACCCCGGCGCTGCCGCCCGAAACCGCGCTGCTCGAAGCGCAGCTGATCATCGGAGGCTCCACCGGGCCGGCTCCGGCAAAACATTAG